The following are encoded in a window of Candidatus Methylomirabilota bacterium genomic DNA:
- a CDS encoding branched-chain amino acid ABC transporter permease, with amino-acid sequence MTAEIVVQSLVSGLLMGFVYALIAAGLSLIFGLMEIVNFAHGEFLMLAMFATFWAWTLGHLDPLVALPGSTALLFLLGVVVYKGVISRILAAPMLAQVFATFGLAVFLRSAAQFLWTPDFRLVQNPWVSGRLSLFGIFVGTPQLTAALAALAAFGLLYWFITRTETGLALQATAQDRQAAALMGIDTERMFALGWGIGAACVGVSGALLVNFFYVFPDVGSVFALLAYVTVALGGFGNVPATLAAGVLVGLVEVLVGLWAPAFKYVGVFGLYLAVVVWRPQGLFGKF; translated from the coding sequence GTGACGGCCGAGATCGTCGTCCAGAGCCTCGTCTCCGGCCTCCTGATGGGCTTCGTCTACGCCCTGATCGCGGCGGGCCTCTCCCTGATCTTCGGCCTCATGGAGATCGTGAACTTCGCCCACGGCGAGTTCCTCATGCTCGCCATGTTCGCCACCTTCTGGGCGTGGACCCTGGGGCACCTCGACCCGCTGGTCGCGCTGCCGGGCTCGACCGCGCTCCTCTTCCTCCTGGGCGTCGTCGTCTACAAGGGCGTCATCAGCCGGATCCTGGCCGCCCCGATGCTGGCCCAGGTGTTCGCCACCTTCGGGCTGGCCGTCTTTCTGCGCAGCGCCGCCCAGTTCCTCTGGACGCCCGACTTCCGGCTCGTCCAGAACCCGTGGGTGAGCGGGCGGCTCTCCCTGTTCGGGATCTTCGTGGGCACCCCGCAGCTCACGGCGGCGCTGGCCGCCCTGGCCGCGTTCGGGCTCCTCTACTGGTTCATCACGCGGACCGAGACCGGGTTGGCCCTCCAGGCGACGGCCCAGGACCGGCAGGCGGCCGCCCTCATGGGGATCGACACCGAGCGGATGTTCGCGCTGGGCTGGGGCATCGGGGCGGCCTGCGTGGGCGTCTCGGGCGCGCTCCTGGTCAACTTCTTCTATGTCTTCCCGGACGTGGGGAGCGTCTTCGCGCTCCTCGCCTACGTGACGGTGGCCCTGGGCGGCTTCGGCAACGTCCCGGCCACCCTGGCGGCCGGCGTGCTGGTCGGGCTGGTGGAGGTCCTGGTCGGCCTCTGGGCGCCGGCCTTCAAGTACGTCGGGGTCTTCGGCCTGTACCTGGCGGTGGTGGTCTGGCGGCCCCAGGGCCTGTTCGGGAAATTTTGA